Part of the Pedobacter roseus genome is shown below.
ATCAATATTTTCAATTTCAGAAAAAGAACCTTTCAAAAACGTTTTGCTGTTATTTCTATCATATTGATCGGTGGTTTCGCTTTTTGGTGCAGTATTTATGCAAAAAAATTACCGGGAGGAATTGAAGGCGCGAATTTTGGCATTGGTGCTTATTTACCCGCTTTAGCTATTTTATTTATTGTATTGGCTATTTTTGGGATTAATAAAGATGAAAGGTTGATCCGGTCGGCTGAAAGATTGAGGTAATAGCGGGAAGCGGCTAAATTGATCTAAATAGATCTCTCCATTCCACTGCGTTCCAGTCGAGATGACGATCTTTTTATTAAAGTTTTCTTTTGCAATTAACCGATTTAAACAATTAACCGATTAACCATTACAAAACCGATTAACCATAAACTTACTTTAACTCTTCTATCCCCAGTTTAACTGCAAGTTCATTCAGATCTTTTACCACTACATCAATTAACGGGATACCGCTTATTTTTCTTTCCTGTTCAAATTCATGCTCAGGTTCTCCGGGAATGATTACTTTTTTGTCAGGATCGATTGTTTTAGCGCTTTTGAAACGTTCTACCCAATTATCCAGGTGATCTTTAAATTCGGCAGCCGGCCTGAAACCATCAACACGCATGGCTCCTAAGAAATGCCCAAGACCTTCGCCGACCGGATTTGCAGAAGGCTCTAAGAAAGCTACAAAAGGAGGAACCCAAGGACCATAATTGGCACCAGAAAGCACTGCTGATAAAATATCGACTGTTGCACTTAACCCGTAACCTTTATGGCTTCCATGATCTTTATCACTCCCTAATGGCAATAATGAACCGCCACTTTTTAATTCGTTCGGATCGGTAGAGTTTTCGCCGTTTTTATCCTGAACCCAGCCATCGGGATACTTTTATTGGCTCTTTGGGCGATTTCCAATTTACCATTTGCAGCAGCAGCAGTAGCCATATCTACAATTACCGGTGGATATTTTCCCGCCGGAAAGGCATAACACATCGGGTTTGTTCCCAATAAACGTTCGTTGGCATAAGTTGGCGCAACCAGCGGACTGGCATTCGTCATGCTGATACCGATCATATCTTTTTCTACAGCCATTAAAGCATGGTAACCTGCAATACCAAAATGGTTCGAATTTTTAACTGAAACCCATCCACTTCCATATTTTTCAGCCTTTTCTATGGCAACTTTCATCGCAAATGGCGCAACAACCAAACCTAAACCTGCATCGCCATCTACCGTTGCCGTAGTTGGCGTTTCGTGTACGATTTTAATATCGGGCGTAGCGTTGATTCT
Proteins encoded:
- a CDS encoding DUF4293 domain-containing protein, with the protein product MIQRIQSIWFFLAALTLVLMLFLPIASKQTTGTETAVYSSGLFQIIAGKAGSPFKIQSFLPLLITNIAIAILCFINIFNFRKRTFQKRFAVISIILIGGFAFWCSIYAKKLPGGIEGANFGIGAYLPALAILFIVLAIFGINKDERLIRSAERLR